From one Trifolium pratense cultivar HEN17-A07 linkage group LG1, ARS_RC_1.1, whole genome shotgun sequence genomic stretch:
- the LOC123917224 gene encoding transcription factor RAX3-like, with amino-acid sequence MGRAPCCDKANVKKGPWSPEEDTKLKSYIEQHGTGGNWIALPQKIGLKRCGKSCRLRWLNYLRPNLKHGGFSEEEDNIICSLYISIGSRWSIIAAQLPGRTDNDIKNYWNTRLKKKLLGKHRKEQQQQARNRGNNGVMIKQECNMNRSDQYSLSNLVQEQSFLPHVMQNMLSTPPPPPQLQPQPQPPMLSSYTNQGFNDQDSIRKLLIKLGGRFSGDYHPSTNNNFDGLNLPFSNATSSSHEQVYDQEHIGSSTCVNSSNGNNNNNQVQFVQNGQYFDSVQEEQGKFIQEIDHMVSTNNFPQRFDGLEFFFGEEDMSINNKIEGSSTNWGDEATTSSYHHPLDSKYQG; translated from the exons ATGGGTAGAGCTCCTTGTTGTGACAAAGCAAACGTGAAGAAAGGTCCTTGGTCTCCAGAAGAAGATACTAAGCTCAAATCTTACATAGAACAACATGGTACTGGTGGTAATTGGATTGCTCTTCCACaaaaaattg GTTTGAAGCGTTGTGGAAAGAGTTGTCGTCTAAGGTGGCTAAACTATCTTCGCCCTAATCTCAAACATGGTGGTTTCTCCGAAGAAGAAGATAACATTATTTGTAGTCTTTACATTAGTATTGGAAGCAG GTGGTCGATAATTGCAGCACAATTGCCAGGAAGAACAgataatgacataaaaaattattggaacACAAGGTTGAAAAAGAAGCTTTTGGGAAAACATCGtaaagaacaacaacaacaagcgCGTAATAGAGGCAACAATGGTGTTATGATTAAGCAAGAATGCAATATGAATCGTAGTGATCAATATTCCTTGTCAAATTTGGTTCAAGAACAATCATTTTTGCCACATGTAATGCAAAATATGCTATCAACACCTCCACCGCCGCCGCAGCTGCAGCCACAGCCACAGCCGCCAATGTTGTCATCATACACAAACCAAGGCTTCAATGATCAAGATTCTATTAGAAAACTACTTATCAAGCTTGGAGGAAGATTTTCAGGTGATTATCATCCTAGTACTAATAATAACTTTGATGGTTTGAATCTTCCATTCTCAAATGCTACTTCTTCATCTCATGAACAAGTTTATGATCAAGAACATATTGGATCTTCTACTTGTGTTAATTCTTCCAATGGTAACAATAATAACAACCAAGTACAATTTGTACAAAATGGTCAATACTTTGACTCGGTGCAAGAAGAACAAGGAAAATTTATTCAAGAAATTGATCATATGGTATCTACTAATAATTTTCCACAAAGATTTGATGGGTTGGAATTCTTTTTTGGTGAAGAAGACATGAGTATTAACAATAAGATAGAAGGTTCAAGTACTAATTGGGGTGATGAAGCTACAACTTCAAGTTATCATCATCCTCTTGATTCAAAATACCAAGGTTAA
- the LOC123917254 gene encoding uncharacterized protein LOC123917254, producing MLTLSSLTLPSNPKFRGQPFRCQPCPFRRCSETYFPRHTFYTNTTLIKASAADHNEPNEVKMQIGIMKEKLREAIPKLTEAMPSSVQEFPWRNAQHTLLDRLLLLVPEALKWSLVVYFIFSTLSDVVYTLSINRELIIPVGLFVGCLIADFLKEISLELFRGSEENDLKWHRLGLCGLFVLVKFTSKWFSTQPGVFLLHVANGGLMQLLWHWRNFMEDAKNRQEMSTPSGLEA from the exons ATGCTGactctctcttctcttacaCTTCCTTCAAATCCCAAATTTCGG GGTCAACCATTTCGATGTCAACCCTGTCCTTTCCGTAGATGCTCAGAAACTTATTTTCCTCGTCATACATTTTATACTAATACAACTTTAATTAAAGCATCAGCAGCGGACCACAATGAGCCTAATGAAGTGAAGATGCAGATTGGGATCATGAAGGAGAAACTCAGGGAAGCAATACCAAAACTCACAGAAGCAATGCCAAGCTCGGTTCAAGAATTTCCTTGGAGAAATGCTCAACATACACTTCTAGACAGACTACTACTTCTTGTGCCAGAGGCATTAAAGTGGTCTCTTGTTGTATATTTCATCTTTAGCACCTTATCAGATGTTGTATATACATTATCTATAAATCGAGAATTGATTATTCCCGTTGGCCTCTTTGTCGGCTGCCTTATAGCGGATTTCTTGAAGGAAATATCACTAGAATTGTTTCGTGGATCCGAG GAGAATGATTTGAAATGGCATCGTTTGGGCTTGTGTGGTCTTTTTGTACTTGTCAAGTTTACATCGAAATGGTTCTCAACACAACCCGGGGTGTTTCTTTTGCATGTTGCAAATGGCGGATTGATGCAGCTACTTTGGCATTGGAGAAATTTTATGGAAGATGCAAAAAATAGACAAGAAATGAGTACACCTTCGGGTTTGGAAGCATAG
- the LOC123917263 gene encoding uncharacterized protein LOC123917263 — MATQSFLSIPSLKFRAKPFQCQPCYFRRRPEVYLPHQTSSIRTTSIKASLADHNEPIEFKMQIVVTKEKHEEEEEEAMPNAVQEFTWRKALHTLLDGLQLLVKWLLFLNFFVTFFATIYLFSVNRELVIPVGLFGGCVVAHFMKEISLEWFHRSEENALKWIRLGLCGFFVLVKFISTSLPEEPKHFFYSVGIGGLLQLLWYWRNFLKDAKKRQQETNTTYSFQFSTDM; from the exons ATGGCGACTCAGTCTTTTCTTTCAATTCCTTCTCTCAAGTTTCGG GCGAAGCCATTTCAATGTCAACCTTGTTATTTCCGTAGACGGCCAGAAGTTTATCTTCCGCATCAAACAAGTTCTATTCGTACCACTTCAATTAAAGCATCGTTGGCAGACCATAATGAGCCTATTGAGTTTAAGATGCAGATTGTGGTCACGAAGGAAAAacacgaagaagaagaagaagaagcaatgCCAAACGCAGTTCAAGAATTTACTTGGAGAAAAGCTCTGCATACACTTCTAGATGGACTTCAACTTCTTGTAAAGTGGTTACTTTTTCTAAATTTCTTCGTTACCTTTTTCGCTACTATATATTTGTTCTCAGTAAATCGCGAACTAGTAATTCCCGTTGGCCTCTTTGGTGGCTGCGTTGTGGCTCATTTCATGAAAGAGATATCGCTAGAATGGTTTCATCGATCCGAG GAGAATGCTTTGAAATGGATTCGTTTGGGCTTATGTGGCTTTTTTGTGTTGGTCAAGTTTATATCGACATCGTTACCAGAAGAACCgaagcattttttttattctgttGGAATTGGTGGACTACTGCAGCTACTCTGGTATTGGAGAAATTTTCTGAAAGATGCaaaaaaaagacaacaagaaacgAATACAACGTACAGCTTCCAATTTTCTACAGATATGTAG